The Carassius gibelio isolate Cgi1373 ecotype wild population from Czech Republic chromosome B12, carGib1.2-hapl.c, whole genome shotgun sequence genome has a segment encoding these proteins:
- the LOC127968995 gene encoding phosphatidylcholine:ceramide cholinephosphotransferase 1 — MNKVALWSKEEVSLWLTDQGLQEYSEPLRNYDGLALLSLTTDDFKRSPLSRVSSDGGCLLLEKIETLKIEHHIDVHKNGHANGHMVLNHNGNAGSAGKAYQNGMVNGFHKELVQIPIPEPASPQFPPEWGKTAVAFVYALCCFVLTTVIISVVHERVPPKEDSPPLPDKFFDFFDRVEWAFTICEINGMILMVLWIIQLSLLKHKSIVGRRFFFIVGTLYLYRCITMYITTLPVPGMHFKCSPKLYGDWESQMRRVMKMIAGGGLTITGSHNMCGDYLYSGHTVMLTLTYLFTKEYSPRRFWWYHWGCLALSAIGVFCILLAHDHYTIDVVVAYFITTRLFWWYHTMANQHALKEMSQTNFFTHVWWYRFFRYLESNVLDVVPRSFQKPFTWRSLHWGHVKYTRIDSD; from the exons ATGAATAAAGTAGCATTGTGGTCAAAGGAGGAGGTCTCACTCTGGCTCACCGATCAGGGGCTGCAGGAATACTCTGAACCATTACGAAACTACGATGGACTGGCTTTGTTAAGTCTTACGACGGATGACTTCAAGAGGTCACCCCTCTCCAGGGTCTCGTCGGACGGTGGTTGTCTGCTCCTGGAAAAGATTGAGACTCTTAAGATCGAGCATCATATCGACGTCCACAAGAATGGACATGCCAATGGGCACATGGTGTTGAATCATAACGGGAATGCTGGGAGTGCCGGAAAGGCTTACCAGAATGGCATGGTGAATGGCTTCCACAAGGAACTGGTGCAGATTCCCATACCAGAGCCAGCTTCTCCACAGTTCCCTCCTGAGTGGGGAAAGACCGCCGTGGCTTTTGTCTATGCCTTATGCTGCTTCGTCTTGACCACCGTCATTATTTCTGTGGTCCATGAACGTGTGCCTCCTAAGGAGGATTCTCCACCTCTCCCTGACAAGTTCTTTGACTTTTTTGATCGAGTGGAGTGGGCTTTCACTATATGCGAGATCAACGGAATGATTCTGATGGTCTTGTGGATTATACAGCTGAGTCTCTTAAAACATAA ATCAATTGTAGGTCGACGCTTCTTTTTCATAGTCGGGACGCTCTACCTCTACAGGTGCATCACCATGTACATTACTACTCTTCCTGTGCCTGGAATGCACTTCAAATGCTCTCCTaag CTGTATGGTGACTGGGAATCTCAGATGCGGCGGGTGATGAAAATGATTGCAGGGGGAGGTCTGACCATCACAGGCTCTCACAACATGTGTGGAGACTATTTGTACAGCGGCCACACGGTCATGCTCACCCTCACTTATCTCTTCACGAAGGAGT ATTCTCCTAGAAGGTTCTGGTGGTACCACTGGGGCTGCTTGGCTCTGAGTGCAATAGGAGTGTTTTGCATCCTTCTTGCTCATGACCACTACACAATTGATGTCGTCGTGGCCTACTTCATCACCACACGTCTCTTCTGGTGGTATCACACAATGGCCAACCAACAT GCTCTCAAAGAGATGTCCCAGACCAACTTTTTCACCCACGTATGGTGGTACCGATTTTTCCGGTACCTGGAAAGCAACGTTCTCGACGTTGTCCCCCGCAGCTTCCAGAAGCCCTTCACATGGCGATCGCTGCATTGGGGGCATGTGAAGTACACACGAATAGACTCAGATTGA
- the LOC127968998 gene encoding glucose-6-phosphatase catalytic subunit 1-like, which translates to MNAVMDTVHGFGVSSTQYLQTHYKDAQGWFLFVSFAADLRNTFFIFFPIWFHLKESVGIKLIWVAVIGDWLNLVFKWILFGERPYWWVHETSYYINSSTPHIEQYPMTCETGPGSPSGHAMGAAGVYYTLVTSILAIILSKEKKSSSKSLYVRGSLWTLFWTVQVCVCLSRVFIAAHFPHQVFAGVISGMIVAEAFSRQKWIYSASLKNYFNVTVFLLSFAVGLYLLLKALGVDLLWTLEKAQRWCVNPAWVHLDTTPFASLLRNMGTLFGLGLGLHSPLYTESKKSSSARVRMACIITSLSLLHLFDTIKPPSHTAALFYLLSFCKSATVPLVTVSIIPYCMSRALGLQSKKQL; encoded by the exons ATGAATGCTGTGATGGACACAGTGCACGGGTTTGGAGTGAGTAGCACCCAATACCTTCAGACCCATTACAAAGACGCCCAAGGATGGTTTCTTTTCGTCTCCTTTGCGGCAGATCTGAGGAACACCTTCTTCATCTTCTTTCCCATCTGGTTCCATCTGAAAGAATCAGTCGGGATCAAGCTCATCTGGGTGGCGGTGATAGGAGACTGGCTCAATCTGGTCTTCAAATG GATCCTGTTTGGAGAACGTCCATACTGGTGGGTCCATGAGACGTCCTACTACATCAACAGCTCAACACCGCATATTGAGCAGTATCCCATGACTTGTGAGACCGGTCCAG GAAGCCCGTCTGGTCACGCTATGGGCGCTGCTGGTGTTTACTACACATTGGTCacctcaattctcgccataatacTGAGCAAAGAGAAGAAATCCTCATCTAAGAGCCT ATACGTACGTGGTTCACTTTGGACACTCTTCTGGACCGTTCAGGTCTGTGTTTGTCTCTCTCGGGTCTTCATCGCCGCTCATTTCCCCCATCAAGTTTTCGCAGGAGTTATTTCAG GCATGATTGTTGCCGAGGCCTTCAGCAGACAGAAATGGATCTACAGTGCCAGTCTAAAGAATTACTTCAATGTCACAGTGTTCCTGCTCTCTTTTGCGGTGGGCTTGTACCTGCTGCTCAAAGCTCTGGGTGTGGATCTGCTGTGGACGCTTGAGAAAGCCCAGCGGTGGTGCGTCAATCCAGCCTGGGTCCACTTGGACACCACGCCGTTCGCCAGCCTGTTGAGGAACATGGGCACCCTGTTTGGTCTGGGACTCGGCCTTCACTCGCCGCTGTACACTGAAAGCAAGAAGAGCAGTAGCGCTCGAGTCAGGATGGCCTGTATCATCACTTCTCTGTCTCTGTTGCATCTCTTCGATACCATCAAGCCTCCCTCACACACGGCTGCCCTCTTCTACCTGCTGTCTTTCTGCAAGAGCGCCACCGTTCCCCTCGTCACGGTCAGCATCATCCCGTACTGCATGTCCAGAGCCCTCGGTTTACAAAGCAAAAAACAGCTTTAA
- the LOC127969318 gene encoding glucose-6-phosphatase catalytic subunit 1-like encodes MCPINVITGESPARTENRGVTAGRSLAGCLRICSLIPIPVACVCPPLSRVTVPISGFHSWGVNLAVYLQTEYWDSENLFQWVSSAADLHTTFFVFFPIWFHLCRDVAVKLIWLAVVGDWLNLVLKWVLFGERSYWRVHETKFYGPIKCPELQQFSIT; translated from the exons atgtgtCCCATCAACGTCATCACAGGTGAAAG TCCAGCTAGAACAGAAAACCGGGGTGTGACGGCTGGACGAAGCCTGGCAGGCTGCCTGCGCATCTGCAGCTTGATCCCCATCCCTGTGGCTTGTGTCTGTCCTCCGCTTTCCAGGGTGACTGTCCCGATCTCTGGCTTCCACAGCTGGGGGGTGAACCTAGCTGTCTATTTGCAGACGGAGTACTGGGACTCTGAGAATCTGTTTCAGTGGGTTTCATCTGCGGCAGATCTCCACACCACCttctttgtgtttttcccaatTTGGTTTCATCTGTGCAGAGACGTGGCTGTCAAACTCATCTGGCTGGCTGTGGTTGGAGACTGGCTAAACCTTGTGCTGAAATG GGTGCTCTTCGGTGAGAGGTCATACTGGCGAGTGCATGAGACTAAGTTTTATGGCCCTATAAAATGCCCTGAACTTCAGCAGTTCTCCATCACATGA